The region GCTCACATACTAATGCGTCGTCTGCTGGAAACAGGCGGCATCGTACTGCGATACCGCGGTCGTGCTGTTCGAGTGGTCGGCCGATGCCGTGCCCGGGTTGCCGGCATAGTTGTTGCCGGCCGTTCCGGCCGAGTTGTACGGCGAGCCCGCGGCCGCCCCCGAGTTGCCGGGCGTCTGCGTGTATTGCTGACAGGTCGTGTTGGGCGCGCCGGGCTGTCCGGGTCCGTTGGGGCTTGGGGTTGCTCCCGCGGCAAGCGCTCCCACCAGAAGAAGCGCGAACGCAAGGCCGGCCGCAACGAGTCTGTCTCGCATAAGTGGATGCCTCCTTCGGCGGCATCGATCGGTGCCGCTTCAGGACGGCTATTTACCCGCACCGGCCGGCCGTGCGGGGGCTCCGCAGGAATTGTTACGGACGTTTTACATGTCGGGCGCGCCCAAGCTTGTGTTGCCGCACCCAGTCGATCTGCGCGGTGTGATGCCGGCCGTGCCAGGCATACGAGGCGACCGCGCGCCAGAGCGGGACCACCTCGCGGCTTTCCGGGTGGTAGAATGCCCGCTCGAACGCGTCGCCGGAAAGCGACCGCAGGAGATAGCCCCATCGCGCGTGCAGGCCGTCGAAGATCTGCAGCGAGGCCTCGACCCCGGCGCCCCGCGCATCGGCGAGGAGCGACCACCGGCTCTCGTCATACGGCTTGATCGTCGGCCGGTCCTCGGTGAGGGCGAGCTTGCAGCGGGCGTAGGCGTTGAGATGGCTGTCCGCCAGGTGATGCACGATCTGCCGGATCGTCCAGTTTCGGTAGGCCGTATTGAGTTGCCCGTCGGTAAGGCCGGACACCGCGTCGCGCAGGCGCGCCGGGGCGCGCTCGATCTCCCGGATCCAGGTGTCGCGCCGCCGGTCGTCGTGGCCCTCGTCCGCGACGAACGGACCGGCGGGATACTTCGGCGGCTCCGCCGCGCTGCGTGCGGTCACGTCGCGTCTCCTCGTGCGAGGCGTGTCGGACGGCGGCGGGCCTGCCGCCCGTTCCCCGCCGCATACGCCTAAAGAGGAGATAATTCCTCTATTGAGGAAATCCTGCCCGTGCTCCCATCCGCACCCGGCGTGAACATGCTCGATCTCGGCGGCCGGATCCGCGCCGAGCGCCTTCGGCGCGGGTTGTCTCTCGAGGACCTCGCCGGCCGGTCTACTGTGAGCCGGAGCATGCTGTCGGGCGTCGAGCGCGGAGAGAAGGTTCCCACCGTGCTTGTCCTCGACCGCATCGCGACCGGTCTCGGCACCAGCATCGCGCGGCTGCTTGGCGAGCAGCGCTCCGGCGCCGTGGCGGTGTTGCGCCGGGACGAGCAGGCCGTGGCGCGTGACCCAGGCGGTTTGGAGCGGCGCATTCTCTCGCCGGTGCTCCCGGGCCTGGAAT is a window of bacterium DNA encoding:
- a CDS encoding putative metal-dependent hydrolase → MTARSAAEPPKYPAGPFVADEGHDDRRRDTWIREIERAPARLRDAVSGLTDGQLNTAYRNWTIRQIVHHLADSHLNAYARCKLALTEDRPTIKPYDESRWSLLADARGAGVEASLQIFDGLHARWGYLLRSLSGDAFERAFYHPESREVVPLWRAVASYAWHGRHHTAQIDWVRQHKLGRARHVKRP
- a CDS encoding XRE family transcriptional regulator, coding for MLPSAPGVNMLDLGGRIRAERLRRGLSLEDLAGRSTVSRSMLSGVERGEKVPTVLVLDRIATGLGTSIARLLGEQRSGAVAVLRRDEQAVARDPGGLERRILSPVLPGLEFEFMRTTIGPRVDAGEFLPHAPGSREYLAIERGALVLTLDGTPYALRTGDSICYAGDCVHGFVNPGAIPCVYYLAMDVTGGARRAHRVARARNRRHYRGRR